The Geothrix oryzae DNA window GCGGCCGTCTCCTGCAGGGTGGTCTTGGGATCCAGCCGGGCCCAGGCCTCGGGGGCGGCGGACCGGATGGGCCCGAGGAACCGCGCCTCCACCAGGGCCAGGACGACGGCCGTACCATCCTGGCCCGAGGCCTGGGCATCCAGGAACAGGGCCGCAAGAATGGCCTCCAGGGCGTCGGCCAGGGGCTTGGGCCCCATGGGCGGGGCCTTGCGCGGGTGGGTGGCGGTGAGGGCGCGGTCCAGGCCCAGGTCGAGGGCCCACTCGTGCAGCGAGTCCGTGCGCACGAGGACGCCGCGGAACTTGCTCATGGGACCCTCCTGCCAGTCCGGGCGCTCCCGGTGCAGCAGGAACGCCACGGCGAAATTGAGGAGGGCGTCCCCCAGGAACTCCAGTCGCTGGTTGTCCCGGCCCTTGGAGGCGGAAATGTGGGTCAGCGCCTCCTGGAGCAGGGCGCGGTCCGCAAAGGGGTGGCCCAACCGGGCCTCCAGATCGCTCAGGCTGTCGGGGCGTCGGGCCGTGGTCAATTCGCCAGCTCCGGGGGGAGCTTCCGGTTGAGCCGGGCCTTGTTGAACGCGGTCCTGAACCGGATGTTGCGGGTCATCTGCCCCACGAGCCCCTGCTGCCGGGCTTCGCGGACCTCCTGGACGAACTCGGCCGTGCGGCCCTGTTCCCACAGCACCGCCGCCAGCCACGCACGGGCGTTGGCATTGGTGGGATCCGCCTTGAGGGCCTGCCGGAAGCCGTGGACGGCCTTGTCGGGCTGGCTGTCGGCCAGCTGGATGGCCTCGCTGAGGGACACATGCCCGAGGTTCATGCGCTCGTGGGTCTCCAGCTTGTCGAGCTTCTCAGGCTGGTACCGCTCGGGCTGGTCGATGACCCGGGGTTCCTCCGCCTTGCGCTCCGCCACGCGGGGTTCGGAGGATCTGGCGGCGGGGCCGGAGGGCTCGCCGATCCCGGAACTGGCCTCGGGGTTAACCCCGGAGCTGGGCTTGGCCTGGAGCGCGGGGGCGGCTTTGGCGCCCGGGCCGGAGGTGGCCGTGCGGGGGGCCGGATCGGCCTTTGGATCGACGGGGGGGGTGGAAGGCAGGGCCGCTTCCGGGGCCGGGGCCTCGGGGTGGCCGCTCCGCAGCGCCCACCAGCCTGCGCCGCCGGCGCCGGCCAGGACGAGGGCGGCAAGGCCGATCCAGAGACCCCGCTTGTTACTGGCGGTGGGGGGAGGCGCCATCGGGGCGGAGGTTGGCGGTACGGAGGTCGCGACGGGCGTGGTCAGGACTACCGGGGCCTGGACGGTGGGAGCCGAGGTCGGGGAGGTCGCCGCGGCCCGGGCCGGAGCCGTGGGGGCGGAGGTCTGGAGGAGGGAGGTGGCCTCCTCCACCTGACCCTGCCAGGAGGGATCCTTGGCCGAGCGCAGGGCCTTGGCGAGGTCCTCGGCCGTCTGGAACCGCTCGTCGGGGTTCTTGGCGAGGGAGCGGTCCAGCACCGAGCGGATGGCGGGGCTGAGGCCGCGGAGCTTCTCGACCTCGATGGGCTCGGGCTCCTCATTCACGATCTTGTACAGCACGGTGGGGGTGGTGTCGCCGGCGAAGGGCTTGCGGCCGCTCAGGCACTCGTAGAGCATCACGCCCACGGCGAAGAGGTCGCTGCGGGGATCGGGCTTGCCGGTGCGGATGTATTCCGGCGCCATGTAGCTCACCGTGCCCATGACCATGCCCGTGGCGGTCATGTCGGAGTTGCTGATCTTGGCCACGCCGAAATCCATGACCTTGGCGTGGAGCCGCCGCCCGTCCTGCTGCACGCGAACATTGGTGGGCTTGATGTCGCGGTGGACGATGTGCTGGCGGTGGGCGAAGCCGAGGCCGTCGCAGACCTGGGCCAGCACCTCGAGGGCCTCGGAGCGCGTGAGGGACTGCTCCTGGAGCAGCTCGTCCAGGTCGTGCCCCTTCACGAATTCCATGGCGATGTAGAGCACGCCCTGGTCCTCGCCGAATTCGTAGATCGTCACCAGGTTCGGGTGGTTGAGCACGCCGGCGGCCCGGGCCTCCCGGGCGAAGCGCTCCTTGGCCTCCCCGCCCTGCGCGGCCGCGGGGAGGATGGTCTTGATGGCCACTTCGCGGCCGATGGAGGGATCCACGCCGAGGTAGACCTCGCCCATGGCGCCATTGCCCAGCACGCGCTTGATCTCGAATTTGCCGAGCTTCTCGAACATGAAAGGAGACCCCTGGGCATGGAGTGGTTGGAGGGACAGCATAGGTCCACTCCTGATCCGGGCCAAGGGACTTGGGATATTTCGGCATCCCCCAGCCCGTTTCCGACTGGCATCCTGGCGCGGAACATGCAAACTTGGATGCAATCCACCCGGAGCCCCGGTGACCGAAGTCCGTCTCCGCCATTTTCTGCCGGCCCTCATGGGGTCCCTGCATCAGCAGCGGGCCGAAGGGGAGCTTGTACTCGAGCAGAACGACGGCACGCGCCGGCTGTACTGGGCGGGGGGCGACCTGGTGAACCTCCGCAGCGACGCGGTGGGCGAGCAGTTCGGCAATTTCCTCATCCGGCGGGGCGTGCTGGACATGGCTTCGCTCAAGGAGCTGCTGGCCGATGGCGAAGGCTCCCGCATGGGCGATCGCGTGGTGCAGTGGGGCCTCATGACGGTCGCCGAGCGGGACGATCGCCTGCATGAGCTGATGGGCTCGGTGCTGCTCCACGCCATGGAGCATCCGATCCTTAAGATGACCTGGAATCCAGGGGCGCTGGACCAGAGCCTCACCGGCGAGTTCCAGTTCCGGCCGGACCACCGCCGGCTCGTGTGGGATACCTTCCAGAATGCCAAGATCGACCGCGAGCTGGTGGAGATGTTCCGCAGCGAACCGGGTTGGCGCTGGGAGGCGCGGCCGGATCTGCTGGAGGCCCTGAGTGATCTGCCCCTGACGCCCACCCTCGCCTACGCGCTGTCCCTGCTGGGCCATGAGTCCTTGGGCTACGAAACCATCGGTTCCCTCTCAAGCCTGCCCGCGGACGAGGCCGCCCGTCTGGTGGCCACGCTGTGGGCCCTGGGGGGGCTGACCCTGGTGAAGGGCGAACTGCCGCTCGTGCCCAAAGAGGAGCCGCCGCCGGTCCTCCTCGAACCCGAGCCCGAAGTACCGGAACCCATCCTGCTGGAGCAGGACGACCTGGTGTTCGAGTCCAGCCCCGAGCCCGCGCCCCTCCCGCCGCCAACGCCTTCTTCGCTTCCCCCTTTGTCGGATGCGCTGGACCAGGTCTTCGCGGAGCCGGCGCCCAGCCTGCCGCTGCTGCCCTCTGCGGCGGAAGAAGAAGCCCTGTCGCCCGCCGAGCGGGCTCACCGGCTGGTGATCAAGGCGAAGTCCTACATGATGCAGGCCCGGACGAGCGAAGCGATCCGCGCCCTGGAGCAGTCCATCAAGCTCGATGGGGACTCGGCCTCGGCCTACGAGGCCTGGCTCCTGCTGGGGCGGCTTCGGATCGGCAATCCCGCCTGGTCCACTCGGGCGGTCGAGGCTCTGCAGGTGGCGTCCCGCATCAACCCCCGCGCGGCTGAGCCCTGGGCCCTCATGGGCGAGCTCTACCACCGCAAGGGCTTCCAGGCCAACGCCCAGGGCTGTTTCCGGCGCGCCCTGGAACTGGATCCCTCCGTGGCCGTGCCCTCCGACTACGGTGGAGATGATGGTTCCGGCCCGTCCGCTCGAGAAGGCCACGGCCTCATGGGCAAGCTGAAAGCCATGCTGGGGCGGGAGAAGGGCTGACGGGGTCCTTGGGTCAGGCTGCGTCAGGCCTGGGCGAGGGATCGGCGAGCCTGTGAAAACTTGAGTCCCGCCAGACTGCAGAGTCCGGCGGTGGCTCCCCGGCCGGGGGGGATCGATTCGCGGATGAGGTAGGGCTTCAGGGTTCCCTCCAGATCATCGCCGGGGCCGAGGATGAAAATGTCGGGGAAATCCGTGCGGCCCATCTTCTGGGCCACCGCGACCACCCGTTGTTCCGCTTCGGCCACGCTGAGGCCTGCCCCTTCCATCGACGGCAGCAGGAGGAGCGCCACGGGATCGCCTGGCGTGAAGGCCATCAGGTAGCTCACCACCACTTCGACCCAGCCGGATTGTGTCCAGTCGGGGGTGAAGAGGAGGGCGGTGGCCACTGGGGCGGAAGGCGGTGGCGCCTCGGCCCGGAAGCGCAGCGGCTGGCGTGCGGCGAGGGTGCGGATCCGTTCGGCCACCCGCTCGACCGGCCCTTCCCAACCTAGGTTCGCTTCTGCATAGGCCCGGGCCAGGGCGCCCTTGGCCCGGGCCTCCTCGGGATGGAGGGCCACGCTGGACAGGCATCCGGCTAGAAAGGCCTCGTCGGGCTCTTCCAGCCAGAAGCCCGAGGGACCCGGCAGGAGGTCGTCCACGCGGGGGATGGCGAGGGGCTGGCTGGGAATCCGATACGCCCAGTCGCCCTGGGTGAAATCCATGGCCGCCCCTCGGCCCGTCACGACCACGGGCAGGCCGCTGGCCATGGCCTCGGCGATGGGCAGCCCGAAGCCTTCGCCCCGATAGGGCATCACGAAGGCGTGGCAGCTTCGGTAGAGGGCCGAC harbors:
- a CDS encoding ribonuclease III family protein — encoded protein: MTTARRPDSLSDLEARLGHPFADRALLQEALTHISASKGRDNQRLEFLGDALLNFAVAFLLHRERPDWQEGPMSKFRGVLVRTDSLHEWALDLGLDRALTATHPRKAPPMGPKPLADALEAILAALFLDAQASGQDGTAVVLALVEARFLGPIRSAAPEAWARLDPKTTLQETAARLGRPAPVYTQVSQSGPGHAPRFTVRAEVGALQAEACGPSRKRAEGDAARRLLDLLTGST
- a CDS encoding serine/threonine-protein kinase, which encodes MFEKLGKFEIKRVLGNGAMGEVYLGVDPSIGREVAIKTILPAAAQGGEAKERFAREARAAGVLNHPNLVTIYEFGEDQGVLYIAMEFVKGHDLDELLQEQSLTRSEALEVLAQVCDGLGFAHRQHIVHRDIKPTNVRVQQDGRRLHAKVMDFGVAKISNSDMTATGMVMGTVSYMAPEYIRTGKPDPRSDLFAVGVMLYECLSGRKPFAGDTTPTVLYKIVNEEPEPIEVEKLRGLSPAIRSVLDRSLAKNPDERFQTAEDLAKALRSAKDPSWQGQVEEATSLLQTSAPTAPARAAATSPTSAPTVQAPVVLTTPVATSVPPTSAPMAPPPTASNKRGLWIGLAALVLAGAGGAGWWALRSGHPEAPAPEAALPSTPPVDPKADPAPRTATSGPGAKAAPALQAKPSSGVNPEASSGIGEPSGPAARSSEPRVAERKAEEPRVIDQPERYQPEKLDKLETHERMNLGHVSLSEAIQLADSQPDKAVHGFRQALKADPTNANARAWLAAVLWEQGRTAEFVQEVREARQQGLVGQMTRNIRFRTAFNKARLNRKLPPELAN